A stretch of DNA from Micromonospora sp. WMMD1155:
GCGTAGCGGGGAGGTTACGGAGTGCTTGGTCAGGATCCGGACGCGGCCCAGGAAATGCTGAATTCCTGGACAGCCGAGCTGTCGGCACGCGCTCAGGCGGCCGCCGACCTGTCGGAGCGGGTTGCGGTTCTGGCGGCGTCGGCAACTAGCGCGGACGGCGTAGTCCGCGTGACGGTCGCCGCCTCGGGGGCGCTTACGGACCTTCGGTTGGACGACCGCGTTCAGCGGATGCGCGGCTCTGAACTTGCCAGCATCATCATGGCAACGGTCGCCCGTGCGCAGGCCGGGTTGACCGATCAGGTGATGGTCGCGGTGCACGACACCGTGGGCACCGATTCGGAGACCGGACGGGCGATCACCGACACCTTTGCCAGGCGCTTCCCCAAGCCCGCTGACGAGCAGCCCGAACGGTGGGAACGGGACA
This window harbors:
- a CDS encoding YbaB/EbfC family nucleoid-associated protein encodes the protein MLGQDPDAAQEMLNSWTAELSARAQAAADLSERVAVLAASATSADGVVRVTVAASGALTDLRLDDRVQRMRGSELASIIMATVARAQAGLTDQVMVAVHDTVGTDSETGRAITDTFARRFPKPADEQPERWERDTRSGW